CACAAGGCGTTTCCCAGCCCTCCCGGCTGCTTTTTGGCTTGGCTGCTCCGTCTGCCCGTTCACTTCGGCCGATTTTGCTTGTCTGAATCGGCAAGTCGTTTGCGGTTGGCCGCAGGAGCCCGCACCGGCCAGGGCTGGCGATGGCGTCGACGACCCGGTCCCCAGTCTGTTGCCTCGTAAGTACTTGGTTCAGGACGGCAAGCAGCAGTCAGGTGCAGGAAACGGAGCAGGGCAGCGGCGATCGATGCGGTTTTCTCTTTCTTCCTTTCAGCAGTGAGGTCTCGTCTCATGAGAATGACAAATTGGATTTCCGGTTGCGCCCGGGTCGCCATGACCCTGGCGGCGATCGCCACGTGCATCCCCGGCGCTCGCGCCGCCCTGACGTATTTGGACGCCTCGAAGGACAATACCGGTCCGCTCTCGGCCTTCACTGCCGGCACGAACGGTCAAGCCGACGATGACCTCTGGACGGTCCGAACGGGCTTCTCCGTCGGCAGCACCTTTATTCAGTCGGGCGACGGCAACGGCGAAGACTCTCCGGAACTGACCACGACGATCACGGGCCTCGCGGCGAACTCCCCCTATCGGGTCTACGTCCATTTCTGGGACGGCAGCGGCACGGCTCCCGACTGGAACATTCGGGCTGGCTTCACCTCCAGTCCCGGCGGCAACACTCTGTTCGCCAACCCGACTGACGCGCCCGACCTGGGAGCCACCCCGGCCGTGCTCGCCAGCACGCTCGCTTACGTGAACCCGCCGACTCCCTTCACCGAGAGTGACCGGACGCAGTTCGCCGGGCTCGTTGGCATCGCCTTGTCGGACGGCAGCGGCAACCTGAACGTGTACATTGACGACCTTCCTTCGCAGATCGGCGTGAACAACCGCACGTGGTACGACGGCGTCTCGTACGAACTGGTCCCCGAACCGACCGGGGCGATGCTCGCCATGATCGGCGGTGCGTTCGGCTTGGTCGCCGCCCGGCGGAGGAATCGCAAGTAGATCGGATCTTTTTGGAGTTGAATCGCTCGGCCGGCGGGCCCTCCGCGGTCCGCCGGCCGACATTCCAACAGAGAGACAAATCAGGCACACGCAGAGACACGTCAGGGCCACGAAGGTATCCCTTTTTCTCGGGCCGCCCCTGCGGCGGATCCCGACGGCATGAGGAGCGGACAGGATGAGGCGACGAGGATTTACGCTGGTCGAATTGCTGGTGGTGATCGCCATTATCGGGGTCCTTGTTGCGCTCTTGCTGCCTGCGATCCAGGCCGCTCGGGAGGCGGCGCGGCGGACGCAATGCGTCAACCAAATCCGTCAACTCGTGCTCGCCTGCCACAATCATCATGACGCCATGAAGCGTCTGCCGTCGGCGGGGGACCAAGTCGTCGCCAACTCGGCTCACCAGGCGACCGGGTTGAGTTGGCTGGGTCAAATTCTTCCCTATCAGGAGAACGCCGTCCTACGCGACCTGATCGACGACAGCGTCCCCTGGTTCCACGCCAACAACGACTTGGCCGAGCAGACCCCTGTCCCGCTGTTCAACTGCCCCTCCACCGGGGGCGAACTGAGCGTCTTCACCTCGACCCCGGGCAACACGTCCGTGTTCGTCGAATTCTCGCCGTTGCGGGCTCACTATGTCGGCAACATGGGGGCCAAATCGTCCTGCGATCCCGCTTCAGCGGCTTATCCCGACTCCGGCTACACGATGCTCGTCCGTCGGGAGGGAGCCAGCGAGAGCGGCGGCTTGGCATCCAACGGGTCGATCGTCTTCAATGGCAAGATTCAGTTCCGAAACTTCGGCGACGGCACGGCCAGCACGCTCATGATCGGCGAATGCTCCTGGGACGCCGGTCCGACTCGCAGCTGGATCGTCGGCACGCTCGACGTCAATAGCGGTCCCGGCGGGGACTATCACGGCTGGCTTTACAACTCGAAGAACGTCCGCTGGCCGATGCACACCGCCTTTCGCGAAAAGCCCGGCGAGACCTACAGCGGATACCTGAGCAACGACGTCAGCCTGGGAAGCCGCCATCCGGGCGGGGCCCATTTGGGCATGGCCGACGGTTCGGCGAGCTTCCGCAACGAGGACGTCGAAATGCGGGTGTTGCGCGCCCTGGCCACCCGCGACAACGCGGACGACGTCGCCCAGCCCGATTCGACCTGCACCTCCGGCGGCGGCGGTTCGGGGCGATAATTACAACCTTGATCTCCCCCCGAGCCGGCGGGCGTCAGCCCCCGGAGCGACAAAAACGCGATTCCAATTACAATCAAAGTCATACCAGCCAAGGCGAACACAGTGTCGGGAACAACGCGTTGGCAGTACCTGCTCGCGGCCGCGGCCATCGGTTGGTCCGGCTGCAGCGGCGGCGGCGACGGCCTTGCGTCGGTCAAGGGACAGGTGCTGCTCGACGGCAAGCCCTTGACGGCCGGCGTCGTCGTGACGATGCCCGAGAAAGGACGCGGCGCCCGCGGCGAGATCGATTCCGAGGGGCGATTCGTCCTGACCTCGGGCGAGTTGGGCGCCGGGGCGACGATCGGAACTCACCGGGCGGCCGTCATCGCCGTCGAGGAGTCGGCGACGTTCAACCCCGAGGCCCCGAGGAAACTCCTCGTCCCGCAGCGGTACTCCGTCGCGGAGACGTCGGGACTGGTCATTCAAGTCGAATCAGGCAAAGTCAACGAGGCGGTCCTCAATCTCTCGTCGCGGCCCGAGCGGTAGCGACGAGTTCCACGGAACTTTTTTTTCAGAAGAGAAACTTCTCAGAAGCGATTCGCCTATCGCCGTCGCGCGATCGTTGCGGCGATCGCCGGGGCAGCGCGGCGGTAGGCGATCTTGTTGCGTTGTTCTCATGTCTTGCGGCCCGCGGCGGGCCATGGCGTTCGACCGGCGGTCGACGCCCGTCAACCACGCTCACCAGTGAAGTGCCATCCAGCACGCTTGAGGGGGAAGAGACGATGATCGGACGGTCAATTACGGAATTCAGGACGGAATTCGGATCAGTCGCGATTCGGCGGACGCGACGAGTCGCGGCCTGGGCGGCGGCGCTCGCCATGGCGCTCGGCTGCGTCGGTACGGCCGACGCAGCGGACATCACGCTCTCTGCCAGCGACGGTTTGGGGACGTCTTCGTTCAACACCGGGTTGAACTGGCCGGGGGCCGTGGCCCCGACCGCCGGGAACAACTATTTCACCGGCAGCAACATCCTGCGGACCCCAGCCGACGGAGCGAGCCACGTGTTCGCCGGCGATTCGCTCACTGTGAATACCGCCAGCGGCACGGTGGCCGATTACTCCACGGGTTTGCTCTACAAGGGGACCGGCAACGCCGGCGTCATCACGATCAACAACCTGATCCTGAACAGCGGATTGATCTCGCACGCCAATGGGACGGGCGACCTGTTTCAGCTTGCCGGCAACATCAACGTCGTCGCCCCCTCGACGATCTACGCCAAGCAAGGCTCGATCACCATCAGCTCGGTCATCAGCGGCTCGGCCAATCTGACTGTCCCCGCCACCGACGACAACGGCAACGGCAATTTTGAATTGCGGCTGCTGACGCTCACCGGCGCCAACACGTTCACCGGCAATACGAGCGTCGCCGGGCGGTTGCGGGTCTCCAGCACGGGAGCGCTGAAGTTCACGATCGGCGCCAGCGGCGTCAACAACAGCGTGAGCGGCACGGGCCGAGCCGAGTTCGGCGGCACGTTCAACTTCGATTTGACCGGCGCCAGCGCGACCCCAGGTTCGAGTTGGACGATCGCCAACGTCGCCACGCAGACGTTCACCAGCACCTTCTCGGTCGCCGGCTTCACCAAGTCGGGCGACTTCTGGACGAACGGCACGTACCTGTTCAACCCGTTCGACGGGACGCTGTCGGTCGCCTCGGCGCCCTTGTCGTGGAACGTCGACGGCGGCGGCGCCTGGAACGTCGGCGGCAACTGGACCGGCGGCGTCGCCCCCGGCGCCTCGGCAAACGTCGTCTTCGGCGGCGTGCTGACCGCGGCCAACGCCCCGGCGACGGTCACGCTGACCGCGGCGGCGTCGGCCTCGCGGATCACGTTCAGCAACGCCAACCAGTACAAGCTCGCCGGTCCCGGCGTCCTCACCCTCAACGGTTTGGCCCAACTCGGCTCGACCAACGGCACGCATGAAATCTCGGCCGTCATCGCCGGGACCGCCGGGTTGGTGAAGACCGGCGGCGGCGGCATCACGCTCTCGGCCGACAACACCTACACGGGGCTCACGGACGTCCAGGGAGGCGCGCTCCGTCTCGCTCGCGTCGGTTCGGTCGACGGCAACGCGACCGTCGCCGCCGGCGCCACGCTGGCCTTCGTCGGCGACTCGCTGGGAGGCGGCTACAACGGCGTCTTCGCCGGCGACATCGCCGGGGCGGGCACGGTGCTGATTGACGGCTCGCTGACCACCGAAACCGTCACCTTCAGCGGCGCCAAGAGCTATTCGGGCCAAACGACGATCAACGGCGGCACGCTCGCCGTCAGCAACGCCGGGGCGCTGGGCGTCTCCGACGGGACCGTCGCCTCGCGCACGTTGCTCGGCGGCAACGAGCAGAAGGGCCAGTTGGCGTTGTCGGGCAACATCAACGTCGGCAACGAACTGTTGGTCCTCGCGGCTCGCGAGTTGAGCGCCGCGAATTCCCCCCACGTCGTCAGCACCGGCAACAACTCCTGGGCCGGCAACGTCAAGGGCGAAGTCGGCGGATCGCAATACAACCTCGTGTCGAACTCCGGCACGCTCACCCTGGGGGGCGTCATCTCCGCCCCTGACAGCGGTACGCGGAACTTCGTCTTCAGCGGAGCCGGCAACTTCAACGTGACCGGCAAGATCACCGATCTGGGGTCCAACGCCGACGGCACGTTGCCCCCGGCGCCGACCAATGCCGTGAGCAGCGTCAGCGTCATCAAGCAGGGGGCCGGCACGCTGACCATCGGCACCGCGACCAACCTTCAGGACGACTACTGGCTGGGCAACACCATCGTCGAAGGGGGCACGCTCCGCGTCCTCTCCGACGGCGCCAACAACGGCGAACTCTGGAGCCCGCTGATCGCCGTCCGCGCAGGCGCGACGTTCGACGTCACCCACTTCGGCACTTACGCCCTGCAGGAATTCCAGCGGCTGGGCGGCGCCGGCACGGTGCTCGCCACCGGGAAGACCGTCGAGGTCTATGACGACAACTCGATCGCCCCCGGCGACAGCGTCGGCACGCTGACCATCAACGGCGCCATGACCCTCAACGGCGGCAGCGGCGGCGGGGCCCTCCAGTACGAACTGGGGAGCACGACCACCGTCGGCGGAGTCGTCAACGACCTTTTGAACGTCACCGGCGCCCTGACCGTCAACGGGTCGCCGACGATGAACCTTGACATTACTCCGGCCGACGGCGGGCTGGCCACCGGCACGTACCGCTTGATCTCGCACGCCGGCGGCACGACGTCGCTCGGCGGGATCACGCCTCGCGTCCTCAATCCCGCGGGCAATCCGCTGACGATTCGCCAGAGCTTGGCCGTCAGCGGCGCGACCGCCGGGCAGGTGAACCTCGTCGTCTCCGGCAGCAAGGCCAATCTCACCTGGACCGGCGCCGGCGGCACGGCCTGGGACTTGAACAACACCGCGAGTTGGTCCGGCGGCGACACCCGTTACTTCGATCTCGACAGCGTCACGTTCAACGACACGGCCGGGGCGAATACGACGGTCGACATCTCCTCGTCGTCGGTTTCGCCGGCGTCGATCGCGCTGACCAGCGCCGCCAGCCGCACGTTCACTTTCACCGGCACGCAGGGCGTTCAGGGGAGCGCCCCCGTCTCGCTCACCGGCAATGTGACTGCGGTGCTGGCCAACGCCAATAACAACCTCACCGGCACGATCAGCGTCGGCGCCGGAACCACGTTGCAGCAAGGCAACGGGTCGAGCACCGGAACGACGATCTCGACCGGAGTCGTCAGCGGCGCCGGCACGATTCGCGTCGATTCCGGCACGCTGCAGCTCAGCGGCGCCAACACGTTCACCGGAGCGGTGGTCGTCAACGGCGGCGTGCTGAACATGGATTCGGCCACCGCGCTGGGAACGACCGCAGCCGGCACCACGATCAACGCCGGCGGAACGGTGCGCTCCAACAGCGACGCCTACACGACCAGCGAACCGTTCACCCTGAACGGCGGCGCCCTGGCCGTCGGCGGCGGGGCCTCCGCGGCCCTCACGCTGGCCGGGCCGATCACCGTCAACGCCGGCGGCGGCACGTTCCAGGTCGACGGCGGCGGCGGCGACGACGCCCTGACCGTGACTAGCGCCATCGGCGGCGCGGCGGCCGGAGCCGTCAACGCCAACATCGACGGCGGCTCGCGCATGACCGTCGCCGGGGCTGTCAGCAACAACGGCGCGCTCAACAAGAACGGCACGGGCGTCTTGGCACTCGCCGCTTCGGCGACCGTCTCGTCCCCGCTCGTCAACGTGAGCAACGGTTCGCTCGACGTCACGGCCCTGGGGACCTTCGTCGTGGCCAACGGGCAGACCCTCAGCGGGTCGGGCGGCGGCGTGGTGACGGGCAACGTCAGCGCGGCCAGCGGTTCGACGATTCGCGTCGGCTCCGCCGGCATGCCGACCCAGTTGGTCTACCAATACCTCGACGCCACCCACGGCGTCGGCGGCAACACGACCCTTTCCAGCGGAGCTACGTTTGAACCGACGACCAACCCCGACTGGCAGCTTCGCACCGCGTTGGGCAACAACGGCACGATCTATCAGGGCGGCAGCGACGATCCCGCCTCGGCGCCTGAACTGAAGTCGACCATTACCGGCCTCACTCCCGGCGCAACCTATACGGTGTACGCCAATTACTGGGACGCGACCGGTTCGCAGTGGCAGATCCGGGCCGGGACGACCTCAGGCGCTTTGACCTTGTACGACTCGCCTGACGACGCCGTCGCCGGCGCCGTCGACGGGATCAACACCTCGACCTTGTTCTACGCGACCGCTCCTCTGCGGACCGAAGGGAACCGGACCATGTACGGCGCCCCCATGGGCAACATGGTCGCCGA
The window above is part of the Pirellulales bacterium genome. Proteins encoded here:
- a CDS encoding DUF1559 domain-containing protein — protein: MRRRGFTLVELLVVIAIIGVLVALLLPAIQAAREAARRTQCVNQIRQLVLACHNHHDAMKRLPSAGDQVVANSAHQATGLSWLGQILPYQENAVLRDLIDDSVPWFHANNDLAEQTPVPLFNCPSTGGELSVFTSTPGNTSVFVEFSPLRAHYVGNMGAKSSCDPASAAYPDSGYTMLVRREGASESGGLASNGSIVFNGKIQFRNFGDGTASTLMIGECSWDAGPTRSWIVGTLDVNSGPGGDYHGWLYNSKNVRWPMHTAFREKPGETYSGYLSNDVSLGSRHPGGAHLGMADGSASFRNEDVEMRVLRALATRDNADDVAQPDSTCTSGGGGSGR
- a CDS encoding autotransporter-associated beta strand repeat-containing protein produces the protein MALGCVGTADAADITLSASDGLGTSSFNTGLNWPGAVAPTAGNNYFTGSNILRTPADGASHVFAGDSLTVNTASGTVADYSTGLLYKGTGNAGVITINNLILNSGLISHANGTGDLFQLAGNINVVAPSTIYAKQGSITISSVISGSANLTVPATDDNGNGNFELRLLTLTGANTFTGNTSVAGRLRVSSTGALKFTIGASGVNNSVSGTGRAEFGGTFNFDLTGASATPGSSWTIANVATQTFTSTFSVAGFTKSGDFWTNGTYLFNPFDGTLSVASAPLSWNVDGGGAWNVGGNWTGGVAPGASANVVFGGVLTAANAPATVTLTAAASASRITFSNANQYKLAGPGVLTLNGLAQLGSTNGTHEISAVIAGTAGLVKTGGGGITLSADNTYTGLTDVQGGALRLARVGSVDGNATVAAGATLAFVGDSLGGGYNGVFAGDIAGAGTVLIDGSLTTETVTFSGAKSYSGQTTINGGTLAVSNAGALGVSDGTVASRTLLGGNEQKGQLALSGNINVGNELLVLAARELSAANSPHVVSTGNNSWAGNVKGEVGGSQYNLVSNSGTLTLGGVISAPDSGTRNFVFSGAGNFNVTGKITDLGSNADGTLPPAPTNAVSSVSVIKQGAGTLTIGTATNLQDDYWLGNTIVEGGTLRVLSDGANNGELWSPLIAVRAGATFDVTHFGTYALQEFQRLGGAGTVLATGKTVEVYDDNSIAPGDSVGTLTINGAMTLNGGSGGGALQYELGSTTTVGGVVNDLLNVTGALTVNGSPTMNLDITPADGGLATGTYRLISHAGGTTSLGGITPRVLNPAGNPLTIRQSLAVSGATAGQVNLVVSGSKANLTWTGAGGTAWDLNNTASWSGGDTRYFDLDSVTFNDTAGANTTVDISSSSVSPASIALTSAASRTFTFTGTQGVQGSAPVSLTGNVTAVLANANNNLTGTISVGAGTTLQQGNGSSTGTTISTGVVSGAGTIRVDSGTLQLSGANTFTGAVVVNGGVLNMDSATALGTTAAGTTINAGGTVRSNSDAYTTSEPFTLNGGALAVGGGASAALTLAGPITVNAGGGTFQVDGGGGDDALTVTSAIGGAAAGAVNANIDGGSRMTVAGAVSNNGALNKNGTGVLALAASATVSSPLVNVSNGSLDVTALGTFVVANGQTLSGSGGGVVTGNVSAASGSTIRVGSAGMPTQLVYQYLDATHGVGGNTTLSSGATFEPTTNPDWQLRTALGNNGTIYQGGSDDPASAPELKSTITGLTPGATYTVYANYWDATGSQWQIRAGTTSGALTLYDSPDDAVAGAVDGINTSTLFYATAPLRTEGNRTMYGAPMGNMVADVNGHIAVFIDDGGNASVGDGRTWYDGLSFSDGSTAAISQTMTVSGDLTLNAGSTLAIDISTPSAHDKLNVTGNLAAGGTLAVSLQAGSPTLAAGNVFDILDFASASGSFSTVSLPSLTGGLSWDTSSLLTTGQLSVVAGGLPGDFNSDTKVDGSDFLAWQRNPGVGNLSDWRTNYGAGVGPATPAVGAVPEPSTLILAACLMGATVAASRRRRGC